From the Triticum urartu cultivar G1812 chromosome 4, Tu2.1, whole genome shotgun sequence genome, the window ttcacccacatagcatttgcttattgcgggagaaagtcttcactttttctttgcttgtgtcatttgtttattgcgccgtaaccatggataatcttcattgtttatcaggatgcttgggtcagccttgacattgaagggaggaatttcatgaaacttttcataatcttcagacatgtctgtcttgccgtccactcccaggatgtccctttttcctgaaagaactatgtggcgctttggctcatcgtatgatgtattcgcttccttatcttttcctTTTCTCGGTTTgttagacatgtccttcacatagataacctgtgccacatcattggctaggacgaacggttcgtcagtgtacccaagatttttcagatccactgttgtcattccgtactgtgggtctacctgtacctcgccgcctaacagattgacccatttgcacttaaacaaagggaccttaaaatcaggtccgtagtcaagttcccatatgtccactatgtaaccataatatgtgtcctttccgctctcggttgctgcatcaaagcggacaccgctgttttggttggtgctcttttgatcttgggcgatcgtgtaaaatgtattcccatttatctcgtatcctttgtaagtcaatacagtcaaagatggtcccctggataacaagtacaactcatcacaaacagtgttgtcacctctgagacgtgtttccatccaactgctgaaagtcgtgatgtgttcacatgtaatccagtcgtcgcactgctccgagtgtttggagcgcagactgttcttgtgttcatcgacatacggggtcaccaaggtagagttctgtagaactgtgtagtgtgcttgagaccaagaatatccgtccctgcatattattgagtctcttccaagagtgccttttccagtcagtgtcccctcataccgcgatttagggagacctatcttgttaaggccaggaatgaagtctacacaaaacccgataacatcctctgtttgatggcccatggagatgcttccttctggcctagcgcggttacggatatatttctttaggactcccatgaacctctcaaaggggaacatattgtgtagaaatacgggccccaggatgacaatctcgtcgactagatgaactaggacgtgcgtcatgatattgaagaaggatggtgggaacaccagctcgaaactgacaagacattgcgccacatcactccttagccttggtacgatttctggatcgatcaccttctgagagattgcattgaggaatgcacatagcttcacaatggctaatcggacgttttccggtagaagccccctcaatgcaaacggaagcagttgcgtcataatcacgtggcagtcatgagactttaggttctgaaactttttctctggcatatttattattccctttatattcgacgagaagccagtcgtgaccttcatactgagcaggcattcaaagaagatttctttctcttctttcgtaagagcgtagctggcaggacctttatactgcttcggaggcatgccgtctctttcgtgcaaacgttgcaggtcctctcgtgcctcaggtgtatcttttgtcttcccatacacgcccaagaagcctagcaggttcacgcaaaggttcttcgtcacgtgcatcacgtgattgaggagcggacctctaggtctttccaatagggtaggtcccaaaatatagattttttcttccacatgggtgcgtgtccctcagcgtcattcggaacagctagtccaccgggaccctttccaaagattacgtagtgtaaatcattgaccatagcaagcacgtgatcaccggtgcgcatggcgggcttcttccggtgatctgcctcgcctttgaaatgcttgcctttctttcgacattgatggttggtcggaagaaatcgacaatggccca encodes:
- the LOC125554465 gene encoding uncharacterized protein LOC125554465 — encoded protein: MYGDRRTREYIKGVHEFLDAAEANKQNGFMCCPCTECGNTRSYSNWKILHSHLLYKGFMPHYNVWTRHGEIGVMMEDGEEEEYDDNYEPDDVPNDAATGEAAEDKEEPDDVPDDDDLRRVIVDARTQCISQKEKLKFDRMLEDHKKGLYPNCEDGNTKLGTVLELLQWKAENAVADKGFEKLLKILKKKLPNDNELPDSTYAAKKVVCPLGLEVEKIHACPNDCILYRGAYKDLNECPVCGALRYKIRRDDPGDVDDEPLRKRVPAKVMWYAPIIPRLKRLFRNEEHAKLMRWHSENRKKDGKLRAPANGSQWRKIERKYWDEFAKDPRNVWFALSADGINPFGEQSSNHSTWPVTLCMYNLPPWMCMKRKFIMMPVLIQGPKQPGNEIDVYLRPLVEELLQLWNGNGVRTWDEHRQEEFNLKALLFVTINDWPALSNLSGQTNKGYHACTHCLDDTESIYLEKCRKNVYLGHCRFLPTNHQCRKKGKHFKGEADHRKKPAMRTGDHVLAMVNDLHYVIFGKGPGGLAVPNDAEGHAPMWKKKSIFWDLPYWKDLEVRSSITDGMPPKQYKGPASYALTKEEKEIFFECLLSMKVTTGFSSNIKGIINMPEKKFQNLKSHDCHVIMTQLLPFALRGLLPENKYIRNRARPEGSISMGHQTEDVIGFCVDFIPGLNKIGLPKSRYEGTLTGKGTLGRDSIICRDGYSWSQAHYTVLQNSTLVTPYVDEHKNSLRSKHSEQCDDWITCEHITTFSSWMETRLRGDNTVCDELYLLSRGPSLTVLTYKGYEINGNTFYTIAQDQKSTNQNSGVRFDAATESGKDTYYGYIVDIWELDYGPDFKVPLFKCKWVNLLGGEVQVDPQYGMTTVDLKNLGYTDEPFVLANDVAQVIYVKDMSNKPRKGKDKEANTSYDEPKRHIVLSGKRDILGVDGKTDMSEDYEKFHEIPPFNVKADPSILINNEDYPW